In the Zingiber officinale cultivar Zhangliang chromosome 5A, Zo_v1.1, whole genome shotgun sequence genome, GGTGCCGGAGGAGGGCGTGGCGGACTCGTCGACGGCCTTCATCCGCATCTCTACCACCTTCTTGTGGGAGTTGGAGTGGAGGGCTGGTACGAAGGTGGGACTGGCCGCCGGCCGGTACTCGGGGAAGAGCCGCCCGGTCTTGTAGCGGACGCCGCAGGCGTTGCAGAGCGTCTTTGGCCCTGTCGGCCCAGCGCGCCATTGCGGCGTCTTTTGTATCCCGCAGTGCGTGCACTTCCTCACGGCCGCCGGCGGCGCCGATCTCGTTTCCTCCTCTGTCCCGGCCGCCAGGCTCTTCGTTGTGaattttatcttcttcttcttctgcggAGCAGGGGAGGACTCGGACTCGCAGAAACTCTCGTTTGTGGAATGAGAGCGGGGAGGAGGGAGGTGGAAGGCGGTGAGGCGACGGCGGCGCGGGTTGCTGCGCGCGCGGGCGGGGAACGACCGGCCGCCGGAGTGCGAAGCCGAGGTCGAAGAGTAagacgaagaagaagacgaagagtaAGACGATTCACCACTGCAATTGGCGGCCGGTGCGAGGATGGAGATCGGACTGGAGTCTCGGAAGAAAGCATCGATCTTGGCGGCGCCCGGGAGCTCAATCTCCGCCAGAAGGGCATCGCACTCGTCAAGGAACGCCGGCGTCCAGTAATCCAATTCCTCATCAAACTAcataatcaaaacaaatatcgGTACCTCAAACCGAGCTTCGAATGTAAGATTCAAGAACCGCACCTGTTTTTGGTTACCGGAGGACTCGAGCGTCTCGTCTCCGGCGTCGGCCGCGGAGGCGGACGCggccggaggaggaggaggaatcaAGGGAGGGAGAAGGAAGGCCCCTGTTTCATTACAGGGCTTCTTCACCATTACCAACGCATTCTCCTCCTCCTCGTTGAGGAAATCAAGCAAATCGTCGATCTGATCGAAGAGATCGCTCATCTCCTCCGGATTCGTCGCCCTGATGGCACACACTGTGCGAGATCGATCCGCCGATCTATGGATTTACTTGAGGATCTTAAACTTGGATGAAGCAGCAAAAGCTGAGCAGAGCAGAAACAGGGGAGGCAATTAATAGCTGCTCGCTGTGTCGGGGACGAAGGGGAGGAGGAAGGTCGCTAGATTCGGCGTGGTGACGTGGAGCTCTCCCATTTGTTGTACTGAAAATATTACATTTCACCTACACAATAAACCATTTTTTAAAACTACCCCCTTAACTGTAAAAATGCACTCCGAGGCAAGTTGTGACgaattttaaataattgaatGGTCAAAATGTAACAATAGAGTTCTAAATTTGAAACTAAGAGGgggaaatttaaaaaatgaaaaaaaatcaatttaccCATAAATTATCTCTCCGTTAATTACGGCGCCAGTCAAGAGCCGGGCTCGGTGGAACTCGGACCGGTCATTAGCCGCAGctaaataaataattaagttGATAATAATCAATAAATTATCATTAGTAAGAGAGCAGTCGTAGGCAAGGATTTTATTATAACCCAAATTAAAGGAAATGGGTTATTGATCCAATCCGAAAACGGGAAGATGATTAATTAGGGATGTGGTTGCTGTATTGACTTGATGTAGAtcgtgtcccactctatagaacaAGTAATGTCAATGTCGAAACAGGGAAAGGGTTTCTAACGTTGGTCCTCCGACACTTAATTAAGTCAATTACCGGAGCTGTAAATGAATGTGGAGCAATAGTAGGACAAGTGCAAACAGTGAATAACGCGCGTACTTCTGTTGGTGTATGAACTCCATTTATATAAAACCCTAGTGGGTGACGTGCACACTCCTCGAGGCGTGGGCATGTtcttgtcctatgaaaggacctgtcaggaaagtgtctctgacaccatatcttaacatgacatgcatatccctgacaagacaatGAAagtttccgtcgtacgatctgcTTGTTGATCATACCTtgtgtcagcgacactatctcccaaaaggatattgagAGATACGATGATGATCCCGCTACTCGGGtgagcgaggtagccgctcggctaGGGACTTCCCGCTCGGTCGGCCTCAACTATTCTTCTTTGCGACGATTGGGTATAGTAGACTGTCGCCTCTCGATCGGACAAGCGCTGCGGTCTCCTGGTATTCTGCCGCTCCGTACTGAGCATTTGACGATCTTGTCATACTATTTCGAGCTAGACGGGTGGGCAGCTCAGCCAAGCCTGTTATCGATCGGGACATTGTATGTCCGACCGACCCTTGTAGCTGACCTCCGCTTGACCACCGTAGGCGAGCCCTTTGACACCCGTGTAttgatcatcttgactt is a window encoding:
- the LOC121983378 gene encoding GATA transcription factor 7-like — its product is MSDLFDQIDDLLDFLNEEEENALVMVKKPCNETGAFLLPPLIPPPPPAASASAADAGDETLESSGNQKQFDEELDYWTPAFLDECDALLAEIELPGAAKIDAFFRDSSPISILAPAANCSGESSYSSSSSSSYSSTSASHSGGRSFPARARSNPRRRRLTAFHLPPPRSHSTNESFCESESSPAPQKKKKIKFTTKSLAAGTEEETRSAPPAAVRKCTHCGIQKTPQWRAGPTGPKTLCNACGVRYKTGRLFPEYRPAASPTFVPALHSNSHKKVVEMRMKAVDESATPSSGTGPDDGCDLLQYIRRRH